The Streptomyces sp. cg36 genomic interval CCCAGGGCGTCAACGAGGTCCCCGGCCGCCGCGGTGTTCGCCGCGCGTCCGCGCTCCAGGCGGAGCCGGTGGCGGCCGAGGAGTTCGGCTATCTCCTGGAGGACCCGGGGCGGCACCGCTCCCGGCTCGGGCAGGTGCAGGTGCCAGGTGTCGAAGTCGGTGGCGTCGGTCTCCACGCGGACCGTCGTGCCCTGTCCGGCCCGCAGGAGTTCCACGGCCCGCCGGGCGGGCAGCGGCGGCGCCTCGCCGGTCCGGGCCACCGTACGGCCGCTGCTGGTCAGCAGGTGGCAGACGGGCGTGCCGAGGTGGGCGAAGGCGCGGTCGAGCAACTCCCCGGCCGTCGCGCCCCGTTCCAGCGCCCGGTCGAGGTCGGTGCGCACGTTCTCGGCCAGCGCGTAGTGGTCGGTGGGGCGGCGGCTCAGCTCGCCCCACTGCCGTAGGTACACCGCTTCGGTGATGGCCCGGAAGCTGGTGTGACCGGGCACGGCTATCAGCGCGACGCGGTGCCTGCGGCACGCCTCGGCGAGTTCGTCCGGGACTTCGCCGTGGGTCTCCTCACCGGCGAGCAGCGCCACCGCGCCCGACTCGCGCAGCGCGGAGACGAACCGCTCGGTCTTGGCCGCGTCACCGTCCCGGCTCCACCACACCAGACCGCTCAGCACGATCTCCCCGGGCTGCAGGAACCGCGCCGGGTCCTCCAGGTCGGTCGCCGTCACTCCGCCGATCTCCTGGCCGAGCAGGCCCTCGTCACCCCAGACGAGGGAGAGGTCCAGCCGGTCCAGACGGAGGAGGTGGTCGACGTGCATAGGTGGCTCCTTGCGCGGTCACGGGACGGGCCCGGACTCACATTCACGAGGCGAATGCGAGAAGAGACATCGTAGATGCCCAATCCGAGGCGCGAAACAGCTCTTGGTTGATCCTCCAGCGAGCACCGTGCGGAGGTGGAGGTTTTCCGGGTTCGCGTCCAGTCGTGCCGTCGCGCTCCCCCCGGCTTCACTGGCCTGAAGACATCGGTCGGCGGTCGGGGGCAGGGATGGATCTGAACACGGTCACGGACGTACGGGACGCGCGTCGGCGCGAACCGTGGCGGCCCGGGGACGCCTGGCTGGGCGGGGGGACGTATCTGTTCTCCGAGCCGCAGCCGCACCTGCGGCGGCTGGTCGATCTGAGCCGGATGGGCTGGGAGCCGCTCACCCGGCACCCGGACGGTTCGCTGGAGATCGCGGCCACCTGCACCGTCGCCCAGCTGTCCCGCTTCGGCCGCCTCTCGCTGGACGCGCCCGCCGCCCCGCTGTTCGAACAGTGCTGCCGCGCCTTCCTCGCCTCGTTCAAGATCTGGAACATGGCGACCGTCGGCGGCAACCTCTGCAACGGGCTGCCCGCCGGACCCATGATCTCGCTCACCGCGGCCCTGGGCGGCGAGTGCCTCCTCCAGGCGCAGGACGGCTCCACGCGCCGGGTGAAGGTGGTCGACTTCATCACCGGCGCCGGAACCAAGGACCTCGCCGAGGGCGAACTGCTGCGCTCGGTCACCCTGCCCGGGCGCGCGCTGGAGTGCCGTACGGCCTTCCGCCAGGCGTCCTTGTACGGTCTGGGCCGCTCGGGGGCGCTGGTGATCGGGACGCTCGACCCGGTGGACGGCTCGCTGGCGGTGACGATCAGCGCGGCGACCGTGCGCCCGTTCAGGTTCTGGTTCCCGCTCGCCCCCGGCGCCGGGCGGCTGCGCGGGGCCGTCGAGGCGGCCGTCGGCG includes:
- a CDS encoding PucR family transcriptional regulator translates to MHVDHLLRLDRLDLSLVWGDEGLLGQEIGGVTATDLEDPARFLQPGEIVLSGLVWWSRDGDAAKTERFVSALRESGAVALLAGEETHGEVPDELAEACRRHRVALIAVPGHTSFRAITEAVYLRQWGELSRRPTDHYALAENVRTDLDRALERGATAGELLDRAFAHLGTPVCHLLTSSGRTVARTGEAPPLPARRAVELLRAGQGTTVRVETDATDFDTWHLHLPEPGAVPPRVLQEIAELLGRHRLRLERGRAANTAAAGDLVDALGAARFDAQRVRDALTACGLADTDTYTVVVAASEVNGGAGGDGVAALTEALRHLPSAALAVAHGPGGEAVAVLAHERGTTPDVRAGLREVWPLIHGCRPESELHAGVSATTDTPAGLNTALAQAGYALAAARAATPGTPCVLGLGDLDGLGRLMAGIPADVREVYRQTVLGPLLEAGRGSGAMLLETLEVFLAHDCSWARTAEALHVHVNTVHYRVERIEALTGRDLSRLDHKVDLRAALLCR
- a CDS encoding xanthine dehydrogenase family protein subunit M → MDLNTVTDVRDARRREPWRPGDAWLGGGTYLFSEPQPHLRRLVDLSRMGWEPLTRHPDGSLEIAATCTVAQLSRFGRLSLDAPAAPLFEQCCRAFLASFKIWNMATVGGNLCNGLPAGPMISLTAALGGECLLQAQDGSTRRVKVVDFITGAGTKDLAEGELLRSVTLPGRALECRTAFRQASLYGLGRSGALVIGTLDPVDGSLAVTISAATVRPFRFWFPLAPGAGRLRGAVEAAVGEADWFDDIHGLPAWRRHMGLRLAEEVRRELTGTDQEETR